A single Solanum stenotomum isolate F172 unplaced genomic scaffold, ASM1918654v1 scaffold14706, whole genome shotgun sequence DNA region contains:
- the LOC125850174 gene encoding stem-specific protein TSJT1-like: protein MLAIFHKAFAHPPEELNSPASKKCLLPQQTLQKFISTRPFDTSYVTFGDAAALAFVRPNCTSLLNHTQRYFCGYDDIYCLFMGNLNNLCAQIKQYGLSPKGTNEAMLVIEAYRTLRDRGPYPADQVIKDFEGSFAFVIYDSKTGTVFVALGSDGGVKLFWGIAADGSVVISDDVEVIKAGCAKSFAPFPTGCMFHSEKGLMNFEHPMNKMRAMPRVDSEGVMCGANFKVDMYSRVNSIPRVGSEANWSDWNTSY from the exons atgttgGCTATATTTCACAAGGCATTTGCTCATCCTCCTGAAGAATTAAATAGTCCTGCATCAAAAAAATGTTTACTTCCTCAACAAACACTTCAAAAATTCATCTCGACTCGTCCATTTGACACCTCTTATGTTACCTTTGGAGATGCTGCTGCTCTTGCTTTTGTTCGTCCTAATTGCACTTCTTTGCTCAATCACACACaaag gtATTTTTGTGGTTATGATGATATTTACTGTTTGTTCATGGGGAATTTGAACAACTTATGTGCACAAATCAAACAATATGGGCTATCACCAAAAGGTACAAATGAAGCCATGCTAGTTATTGAAGCCTACAGGACACTTAGAGACAGGGGACCTTATCCAGCTGATCAAGTTATTAAGGATTTTGAAGGAAGTTTTGCTTTTGTTATCTATGATAGTAAGACTGGAACTGTATTTGTTGCTTTG GGTTCAGATGGTGGGGTGAAGTTATTCTGGGGTATTGCTGCTGATGGATCTGTGGTGATTTCTGATGATGTAGAGGTTATTAAAGCTGGATGTGCCAAGTCATTTGCACCCTTTCCCACAG GTTGTATGTTCCATAGTGAGAAAGGACTAATGAATTTCGAGCACCCGATGAACAAGATGAGGGCCATGCCAAGAGTAGATAGTGAAGGAGTAATGTGTGGAGCTAACTTCAAAGTGGATATGTATTCAAGAGTTAACAGCATCCCTAGAGTTGGCAGTGAAGCTAACTGGTCTGATTGGAACACTTCTTACTAA